In a genomic window of Oncorhynchus masou masou isolate Uvic2021 chromosome 4, UVic_Omas_1.1, whole genome shotgun sequence:
- the LOC135522598 gene encoding trafficking protein particle complex subunit 5-like isoform X1, protein MYQKMETRFTRGKSAILERSLTRPKTEVSVSAFALLFSEMVQYCQSRVYSVSELQARLADLGQGVGASLLDVLVLREKNGKRETKVLNILLFIKVSVWRALFGKEADKLEQANDDDKTYYIIEKEPLINAFISVPKENSTLNCAAFTGGVVEAILTHSGFPAKVTVHWHKGTTLMIKFDEAVIARDKALEGR, encoded by the exons AAAATGGAGACTCGCTTCACCAGGGGCAAGTCTGCTATTCTAGAGCGCTCGCTCACCAGACCCAAGACTGAGGTCAGCGTGAGCGCATTCGCCCTGCTCTTCTCTGAAATGGTGCAATACTGCCAGAGTCGGGTGTACTCTGTGTCCGAGCTGCAGGCACGCTTGGCAGACCTGGGTCAAGGCGTGGGGGCCAGCCTGTTGGATGTGCTGGTGTTGAGAGAGAAGAATGGAAAAAGGGAAACCAAAGTGTTGAACATACTGCTCTTCATCAAG GTGTCGGTGTGGAGGGCCCTGTTCGGCAAGGAAGCAGACAAGCTGGAGCAGGCCAACGACGATGACAAGACCTACTATATCATTGAGAAAGAGCCCCTGATCAACGCCTTCATCTCGGTGCCCAAAGAGAACAGCACGCTCAACTGTGCCGCTTTCACCGGGGGCGTGGTGGAGGCCATTCTAACACACAGCGGCTTCCCCGCCAAGGTCACGGTGCACTGGCACAAGGGCACCACTCTCATGATCAAGTTTGATGAGGCCGTCATCGCCCGAGACAAGGCACTGGAGGGCAGATAG
- the LOC135522598 gene encoding trafficking protein particle complex subunit 5-like isoform X2 — protein METRFTRGKSAILERSLTRPKTEVSVSAFALLFSEMVQYCQSRVYSVSELQARLADLGQGVGASLLDVLVLREKNGKRETKVLNILLFIKVSVWRALFGKEADKLEQANDDDKTYYIIEKEPLINAFISVPKENSTLNCAAFTGGVVEAILTHSGFPAKVTVHWHKGTTLMIKFDEAVIARDKALEGR, from the exons ATGGAGACTCGCTTCACCAGGGGCAAGTCTGCTATTCTAGAGCGCTCGCTCACCAGACCCAAGACTGAGGTCAGCGTGAGCGCATTCGCCCTGCTCTTCTCTGAAATGGTGCAATACTGCCAGAGTCGGGTGTACTCTGTGTCCGAGCTGCAGGCACGCTTGGCAGACCTGGGTCAAGGCGTGGGGGCCAGCCTGTTGGATGTGCTGGTGTTGAGAGAGAAGAATGGAAAAAGGGAAACCAAAGTGTTGAACATACTGCTCTTCATCAAG GTGTCGGTGTGGAGGGCCCTGTTCGGCAAGGAAGCAGACAAGCTGGAGCAGGCCAACGACGATGACAAGACCTACTATATCATTGAGAAAGAGCCCCTGATCAACGCCTTCATCTCGGTGCCCAAAGAGAACAGCACGCTCAACTGTGCCGCTTTCACCGGGGGCGTGGTGGAGGCCATTCTAACACACAGCGGCTTCCCCGCCAAGGTCACGGTGCACTGGCACAAGGGCACCACTCTCATGATCAAGTTTGATGAGGCCGTCATCGCCCGAGACAAGGCACTGGAGGGCAGATAG
- the LOC135522612 gene encoding mucolipin-1-like, translating to MATASGNCNHGGAGSEKERLVSSVSPHGYGSSDSSDKHVHHRHSHGNPRLPTATAGGWLGAEQEEEALRRKLKYFFMSPCDKFHAKGRKPFKLGLQLLKIIIVTVQLVLFGLSNQMVVTFKEENTMSFKHIFLKDYDEGSDDTLAVYTQSDVYEHIFYAVDQYLMLPETTVGRYAYVYGVNGSALSLCQQYYKKGSIDPANDTFNIDPHVITDCVGVNPLSVPRAPFGSDYKNFTLKFHKLINVTIQFQLKAINIQTIINNEIPDCYTFFITIVLDNKAHSGKVRISLENQAFIKECKDPSVSGHAENYTRVTFDVVVVIVCILSLVLCGRSILRGIILQAEFVEFFKTNLGRKVSWDERMEFINGWYILLIISDVLTVIGSIIKIGIESKNLSSYDECGILLGTSTLLVWVGVIRYLSFFQKYNILIVTLRAAFPNVIRFCSCVAVIYLGYCFCGWIVLGPYHVKFRSLSMVSECLFSLINGDDMFVTFSEMQESSTLVWVFSQVYLYTFISLFIYMVLSLFIALITGAYETIKHQTQEPYHITDLHAFIAECTDTPSSGMYRGLETSPCSFFCCCDRTTTYEDVLLVN from the exons ATGGCTACAGCAAGCGGGAATTGCAACCACGGCGGCGCTGGTTCAG aGAAGGAGAGGTTGGTTTCCTCTGTATCTCCTCATGGCTACGGCTCCAGCGACAGCAGCGACAAGCATGTTCACCACAGACACAGCCATGGCAACCCCCGGTTGCCCACAGCAACGGCGGGGGGCTGGCTGGGGGCAGAGCAGGAAGAGGAGGCCCTGCGCAGGAAGCTCAAGTACTTCTTCATGAGTCCCTGTGACAAGTTCCACGCCAAGGGCCGCAAGCCCTTCAAACTGGGCCTGCAGCTCCTCAAGATTATCATTGTCACGGTGCAG ctggTGTTGTTTGGCCTCAGCAACCAGATGGTGGTGACGTTCAAGGAGGAGAACACCATGTCCTTTAAGCACATCTTCTTGAAGGACTATGACGAGGGCTCCGACGACACGTTGGCCGTGTACACACAGAGCGATGTCTACGAACACATCTTCTACGCCGTAGACCAG TATTTGATGCTACCCGAGACCACGGTGGGACGCTATGCGTACGTCTATGGGGTGAACGggagtgccctctctctctgccagcagTACTACAAGAAGGGCAGCATCGATCCCGCCAATGATACCTTCAACATTGACCCTCATGTTATCACAG ATTGTGTGGGGGTTAACCCTCTGTCAGTCCCTCGAGCGCCTTTCGGCAGTGACTACAAGAACTTTACCCTCAAGTTCCACAA ACTCATAAACGTGACGATACAGTTCCAACTAAAGGCCATCAACATTCAGACCATCATCAACAACGAGATACCTGACTGTTACACCTTCTTCATAACG ATAGTCCTGGACAACAAGGCTCACAGTGGGAAAGTGAGGATCAGTCTGGAAAACCAGGCTTTTATAAAGGAGTGTAAAGACCCCAGTGTGTCAGGCCACG cGGAGAACTACACGCGGGTAACGTTTGACGTGGTGGTGGTGATCGTTTGTATACTGTCCCTGGTGCTGTGTGGCCGCTCCATACTCCGCGGCATCATACTACAGGCC GAGTTTGTCGAGTTCTTCAAGACCAACCTGGGCCGGAAAGTAAGCTGGGACGAAAGGATGGAATTCATCAACGGCTGGTACATCCTGCTCATCATCAGTGACGTCCTCACAGTCATCGGCAGCATCATCAAGATTGGCATCGAATCCAAG AATTTGTCATCGTATGATGAGTGTGGCATCCTGTTGGGGACCTCCACCTTGTTGGTGTGGGTCGGAGTCATTCGCTACCTCAGCTTCTTCCAGAAGTACAAT atcCTGATCGTGACCTTGCGAGCTGCGTTCCCCAACGTGATCCGGTTCTGCAGCTGTGTGGCTGTCATCTACCTGGGCTACTGCTTCTGTGGCTGGATCGTGCTCGGGCCCTATCACGTCAAG TTCCGCTCTCTCTCCATGGTGTCGGAGTGCCTGTTCTCGCTGATCAACGGCGACGACATGTTTGTGACTTTCTCTGAGATGCAGGAGAGCAGCACACTGGTGTGGGTGTTCAGCCAGGTCTACCTGTACACCTTCATCTCCCTCTTCATCTACATGGTACTGTCGCTCTTCATCGCCCTCATCACCGGTGCCTACGAGACCATCAAG CACCAAACCCAGGAGCCCTACCACATTACGGACCTGCACGCCTTCATCGCAGAGTGCACTGACACGCCCAGCTCGGGCATGTACCGGGGCCTCGAGACCTCGCCCTGCTCCTTCTTCTGCTGCTGTGACAG AACGACAACATACGAGGATGTCCTTTTGGTGAACTga